One Methylocaldum marinum DNA window includes the following coding sequences:
- a CDS encoding SDR family oxidoreductase has translation MNQNKTILITGCSSGIGLCAARGLRQRGYRVFATARKDGDVKNLSTEGFEAFRLDLADSHSIGVALDQVLQRSGGSLYALFNNGAYGQPGAVEDLSRAALREQFETNVFGTHELTSLVLPVMRKQGYGRIIQNSSVLGFAAMAYRGAYNSSKYALEGLSDTLRQELAGTGIFVSLVEPGPILSRFRDNAMTMYKKNIDRERSVHRQKYLSMEARLAKEGAAVPFTLGPEAVLKAVIHALESKRPKARYYVTFPTYLFGFLKRVLPDRALDELLRRVG, from the coding sequence ATGAATCAAAACAAGACGATTCTCATTACCGGTTGTTCTTCCGGCATAGGCTTGTGTGCCGCCCGTGGATTGCGGCAGCGGGGTTACCGTGTATTCGCGACCGCGCGGAAAGACGGCGATGTGAAAAATTTGAGTACCGAAGGGTTCGAAGCTTTCCGCCTCGATCTTGCGGATTCCCATTCCATCGGAGTAGCCTTGGACCAAGTATTACAGCGCAGCGGCGGCAGTCTGTACGCGTTGTTCAATAACGGTGCCTATGGCCAACCGGGTGCGGTGGAAGATCTGAGCCGCGCCGCACTGCGCGAGCAATTCGAAACCAACGTGTTCGGAACGCATGAGCTGACTTCGCTAGTCTTGCCGGTGATGCGCAAGCAAGGCTATGGGCGCATCATTCAGAACAGCTCGGTGCTCGGTTTCGCCGCCATGGCCTACCGAGGAGCCTACAACTCGAGCAAATACGCTCTGGAGGGTTTGTCCGACACCTTGCGACAGGAACTGGCCGGCACCGGAATTTTCGTTTCCCTGGTCGAACCCGGACCGATTTTGAGCCGATTTCGGGACAACGCCATGACCATGTATAAGAAGAACATCGATAGGGAGCGGAGCGTGCATAGGCAGAAATATTTGTCCATGGAAGCACGTCTGGCGAAGGAAGGCGCCGCCGTGCCGTTCACCCTGGGTCCGGAAGCAGTACTCAAGGCCGTTATCCATGCGCTGGAGTCGAAAAGACCGAAAGCCCGTTATTACGTCACATTTCCCACTTATTTGTTCGGTTTTCTGAAGAGAGTTTTGCCGGATCGGGCACTCGATGAGTTGCTGCGGCGAGTCGGCTGA
- a CDS encoding F0F1 ATP synthase subunit gamma has translation MSRRAEVEQRLRRLGEIADIMTAMKTLALIETRKFSRFMGHQQRLVQSIESASSDFLAFHPEFRSNDQPAAGGSHVYILIGSERGFCGDFNEAIMAALIALPPIRPRLVVVGRRLASKLQDYPGVEAWLDGPNVAEEVQPVLNELMAVLHRVRAEQTQWKRLSVLSHDPEGGVASHILLPIMPFEEVGFPYPPRLNLDPTAFFAELTEHYLLAKLPGLFYASLMAENRRRLDHMENALRRMNTKIEDLRRKSNALRQEEIVEEIEVILLSAESLLNHQS, from the coding sequence ATGAGTCGGCGAGCGGAAGTCGAGCAGCGCTTGCGGCGTTTAGGGGAAATCGCGGATATCATGACCGCCATGAAGACGCTGGCCCTGATCGAAACGCGCAAGTTCAGCCGATTCATGGGACATCAGCAGCGTCTGGTCCAAAGTATCGAGTCGGCTAGCTCCGACTTTTTGGCCTTTCATCCGGAATTTCGGAGCAATGACCAGCCAGCGGCAGGCGGATCGCATGTGTACATCCTGATCGGATCGGAACGCGGCTTCTGCGGCGATTTTAACGAAGCGATCATGGCTGCCCTGATTGCCCTGCCGCCGATTCGACCGCGCTTGGTCGTGGTCGGGCGGCGGCTTGCGAGCAAACTCCAGGATTACCCGGGAGTCGAAGCCTGGCTGGATGGGCCCAACGTCGCCGAGGAAGTGCAACCTGTTTTGAACGAACTGATGGCGGTGCTGCATCGTGTGCGAGCGGAACAGACCCAATGGAAGCGCCTGAGCGTTCTTTCCCACGATCCGGAAGGCGGCGTCGCCTCTCATATTCTCTTGCCGATCATGCCGTTCGAAGAAGTCGGGTTTCCCTATCCTCCGAGGCTGAATCTCGATCCGACGGCATTCTTCGCCGAACTCACCGAACATTATTTGCTCGCAAAACTCCCGGGTTTGTTCTACGCCTCGCTGATGGCCGAGAATCGTCGTCGCCTGGACCACATGGAAAACGCTTTACGCCGGATGAACACCAAGATCGAGGATCTTCGGCGCAAAAGCAACGCCTTGCGCCAAGAAGAGATCGTCGAGGAAATCGAAGTCATTCTGCTGAGCGCCGAATCTCTCCTGAACCATCAAAGCTGA